The Chryseolinea soli genome contains a region encoding:
- a CDS encoding PKD domain-containing protein: MKSKIYAYLALFLMFASVLSCKDDDDAVPQAAATFTADKSTAQVDESIQFTNNSENATAFKWSFGDGTTSKEVSPKKSYQTSGTYLVSLVSTGEGGSTISNLTITVVPTSLFTVETEDDLVALTPVQFTNASKGATSYLWSFGNAAGSTSTAENPTFTYLKAGTYKVTLKATSTEGSTTYEKQITVKAAVSEIYFSEISNELIKKLALDGSGTVTNFLDVAGMAGVGLAYDDVHGKIYFSDFNATDEGKIWSVNLDGTELTPIATGLVEPYGIALDVAGGKIYWVDEEDANGDGHVSRANLDGSDKEDIVTMASAQFRAVALDLKNSKMYFYEVNNEDLYMSDLDGGNATPILSGVYGYAILVDTEHDKIYFDEQNDAQLKRANLDGSNVEMVDDNGTRIYGMAIDSEKDKLYWSGRDSGTIEEADLDGANQVTLKSGLASPRGIFLRK, from the coding sequence ATGAAATCAAAAATATACGCATACCTCGCGCTCTTCCTGATGTTTGCCAGCGTGCTTTCCTGTAAAGACGACGACGATGCCGTGCCCCAGGCTGCGGCCACGTTCACGGCCGATAAGTCCACCGCGCAAGTGGACGAGAGCATCCAATTCACAAACAACTCGGAAAATGCTACCGCTTTCAAATGGAGCTTTGGCGATGGCACGACATCGAAGGAAGTCTCGCCAAAGAAGTCCTACCAAACCTCGGGTACCTACCTGGTGAGCCTGGTGAGCACCGGGGAGGGGGGATCGACGATTTCCAACCTCACCATCACCGTGGTGCCGACGTCGCTCTTCACAGTGGAAACGGAGGACGATCTGGTGGCGCTCACCCCAGTTCAATTCACAAACGCTTCCAAAGGCGCCACTTCCTACTTGTGGTCATTTGGCAACGCGGCCGGTTCTACTTCCACAGCGGAGAATCCGACCTTCACCTATCTGAAAGCCGGAACGTATAAAGTGACCTTGAAAGCAACCAGCACGGAGGGGTCCACGACCTATGAAAAACAGATCACGGTAAAAGCAGCTGTTTCGGAAATTTACTTTTCGGAAATAAGCAATGAACTGATCAAGAAGCTGGCCTTGGATGGATCGGGAACGGTGACCAATTTCCTCGATGTGGCCGGAATGGCCGGTGTAGGTCTCGCCTATGACGACGTTCATGGCAAGATCTACTTCAGCGACTTCAATGCCACCGACGAAGGAAAGATCTGGAGCGTAAACCTGGACGGCACAGAATTGACCCCCATTGCCACAGGGCTGGTTGAACCCTATGGCATCGCCCTGGATGTGGCCGGTGGAAAAATCTATTGGGTAGACGAAGAAGACGCCAACGGCGACGGACACGTTTCGAGAGCCAACCTGGACGGCAGTGACAAGGAAGATATCGTGACGATGGCCAGTGCGCAATTTCGCGCCGTAGCCCTCGATCTGAAAAACAGCAAAATGTATTTCTATGAAGTGAACAACGAAGATCTCTACATGTCCGACCTGGATGGCGGCAACGCCACGCCGATCCTTTCCGGCGTGTACGGCTATGCGATCCTGGTGGACACTGAACACGACAAGATCTACTTCGATGAACAGAACGACGCGCAACTGAAGCGGGCCAACCTGGATGGTAGCAACGTAGAGATGGTGGATGATAATGGCACCCGCATTTACGGTATGGCCATCGACTCGGAAAAAGATAAATTGTATTGGTCGGGAAGAGACTCGGGTACGATCGAGGAAGCCGACCTGGATGGTGCCAACCAGGTGACATTGAAGTCGGGATTGGCAAGTCCGCGGGGAATATTCTTAAGAAAATAA
- a CDS encoding cyanophycinase produces the protein MRKIFVCLCIGLGVVTAAFPQAKPPKGKLFIIGGGSRSDAMVDRIIKEAGLQQGGYGIILPMSSEDPDSAVYYANQQFIKQGIRTVYGVIFRKGETYSAQKLDSVRNAKLIYISGGDQVRFMGVVQGTDIEKAIHDAYNKGSLVGGTSAGAAVMSKIMITGNELKHPDYASTFRNIEPANIETKPGLGFIENAIIDQHFVKRSRYNRLISAIIEFPEAKGIGIDEATAILVSGNTAEVVGDSQVIVFENPKRSKIEKGGKLSAKGIVMNIYLAGETFSLK, from the coding sequence ATGAGAAAAATTTTTGTTTGTTTATGCATCGGTCTTGGTGTGGTTACCGCAGCCTTCCCACAAGCCAAACCCCCGAAAGGAAAACTCTTTATCATCGGCGGCGGATCGCGTTCCGATGCCATGGTCGACCGCATCATCAAAGAGGCCGGTCTCCAACAAGGCGGTTACGGCATCATCCTCCCCATGTCAAGCGAGGATCCCGACTCTGCGGTGTACTATGCCAATCAGCAATTCATCAAGCAGGGCATACGGACGGTGTATGGTGTCATCTTCCGCAAGGGAGAAACCTACAGCGCCCAAAAACTGGATTCGGTGAGGAATGCAAAACTCATTTATATTTCCGGTGGCGACCAGGTCCGGTTCATGGGTGTGGTGCAGGGTACGGACATTGAGAAAGCCATCCATGACGCCTACAACAAAGGAAGCCTGGTCGGCGGCACCAGCGCCGGCGCGGCGGTCATGAGCAAGATCATGATCACCGGCAACGAACTGAAGCACCCCGACTATGCTTCCACGTTCCGCAACATCGAACCTGCCAACATTGAAACCAAACCCGGTTTGGGCTTTATCGAAAACGCCATCATCGATCAGCACTTTGTAAAGAGAAGCCGCTATAACCGGCTGATCAGCGCGATCATTGAATTTCCTGAAGCCAAAGGGATTGGCATTGATGAAGCGACAGCTATTCTCGTGTCGGGCAACACCGCCGAAGTGGTGGGAGACTCGCAGGTGATTGTGTTTGAAAATCCGAAACGGTCCAAGATAGAAAAGGGAGGTAAGTTGAGTGCCAAGGGGATTGTGATGAACATTTACCTGGCGGGGGAGACCTTCAGCTTGAAGTAG
- a CDS encoding ArsR/SmtB family transcription factor, which translates to MNPKKAEKIAKALADPNRLLILQEIKKQDDCLYCTDIMDIIDLKQPSICHHIKQLTDNDLILAEKEGRNLKYRLNEEVLDEFIDFLGGLKKEETNSRSQKPGARSQELEFRI; encoded by the coding sequence ATGAATCCCAAGAAAGCTGAAAAAATCGCGAAAGCGCTCGCTGATCCCAACCGTTTACTGATCCTGCAAGAGATCAAAAAGCAAGACGACTGTCTGTATTGCACCGATATCATGGACATCATCGACTTGAAACAGCCTTCGATATGTCACCATATTAAGCAGCTCACGGATAATGATCTCATTTTAGCAGAGAAGGAAGGAAGGAATTTGAAGTATCGGTTGAACGAGGAGGTTCTGGATGAGTTTATTGATTTTTTGGGGGGATTGAAGAAAGAGGAGACTAATTCGAGGAGCCAGAAGCCAGGAGCCAGGAGCCAGGAGTTGGAATTCAGAATTTAG
- a CDS encoding efflux RND transporter permease subunit: MAGVMSVLLVLFGIVGYTFLGTREYPVTDSPIVTVTTVYPGASADIIASQVTKPLEEAIAEANGIRALSSTSREQVSIITVEFNLDADLEAAANDVRDKVSKSRQQLPADIEPTIVEKTGPPDFLVFLTVQSDTKSLEDVTDFVNINIKERLQSIPGVRLVDSYAGRKRSMRLRMDPVKLASYKLTPSDVQNALQRENVDLPSGRIEGQNTEVTLRTSGRLVTEDDFNNMIIVENEGAIVRFKDIGSAIMSSQNERTAMIVGEGNTARYGVGTGVQPQRGANSLAIVDEFTKRFDEIVKSAPKEYIISLGKDFTVPVRNSLNEVEETLLLAFGLVALIIFIFLRDWRSTLIPLVAIPVSIIAAFFIMYIGDFSINVLTLLGLVLAIGLVVDDAIVVLENIYSKIEQGMSPIEAARKGSDEIYFAVISTTITLAAVFLPILFLGGITGRLFKEFAVVVAGSVLVSAFVALTLSPMMSAYLLKRDASQGWFYRKTEPWFEALNRGYERSLHAFFKFRWLGFIALIGSFAIAYFLLPTLPSELAPLEDRSMIGLAVIAPEGTSYESMEETMKEINMYVSDSVPDLNGNRTYAGIAASIGTLVQPVNGGFQWVFLKDPKDRASGLSQQQIYQKLVAASGKFRNVIIIPIQIPTIGGFSSSQPLQYVVQAPDLKSLMDVMPKLMGQVYQSQKLSFQDPDFKINRPEIGITIDRDRAAQAGISTQEVGRTLQLALSGRRYGYFIFNDRQYEVIGQLDRRERAAPADLRSLFLKASNGEMVSLDNLVKMNETVSPPAIYRYNQSYSATISATPAPGVSLGEAIAEMDGITKKVLPAGFSTALAGQSRDYAESSSSLIFAFIFAIVLIYLVLAAQFESLIDPFIILLTVPMALTGALLSLWLTGQSINIFSEIGIIMLIGLITKNGILIVEFANQRKEEGASVSEAVLQAAGSRFRPILMTTLAMIFGTLPIALSLGTSSGSRQSLGIAVVGGLVFAGLLTLYVIPSVYSYFSRPYAKKAEPHPRPSQPGTEEVVVA; encoded by the coding sequence TTGGCTGGCGTAATGTCGGTGTTGCTCGTCCTCTTTGGGATCGTGGGCTACACCTTCCTGGGAACACGGGAGTATCCCGTGACGGATTCGCCCATTGTGACGGTGACCACCGTTTATCCCGGGGCCAGCGCCGACATCATCGCGTCGCAAGTAACCAAACCGCTGGAAGAGGCGATCGCAGAAGCCAATGGCATCCGCGCGCTGTCTTCCACATCCAGAGAACAAGTTAGTATCATCACGGTTGAATTCAACCTGGACGCCGACCTCGAGGCGGCCGCCAACGATGTGCGCGACAAAGTTTCGAAGTCGCGTCAGCAATTGCCCGCCGACATCGAACCCACCATCGTGGAGAAAACAGGTCCCCCGGATTTCCTCGTGTTCCTTACGGTACAGAGCGACACCAAGAGCCTGGAAGATGTGACGGACTTTGTTAACATCAACATCAAAGAAAGATTGCAATCCATTCCCGGCGTGCGCCTGGTGGATAGCTACGCCGGCCGCAAGCGCTCCATGCGTCTCCGCATGGATCCCGTGAAGCTGGCGTCGTATAAGTTGACACCGTCCGATGTTCAAAACGCATTGCAGCGCGAGAACGTCGATTTACCCAGTGGCCGTATTGAAGGACAGAATACCGAAGTTACCCTTCGCACCTCGGGCCGGTTGGTCACTGAAGACGACTTCAACAACATGATTATCGTAGAGAATGAAGGCGCCATCGTTCGTTTTAAAGACATCGGTTCCGCCATCATGTCGTCGCAGAACGAGCGCACGGCAATGATCGTAGGAGAGGGGAACACCGCTCGCTACGGCGTCGGTACCGGCGTACAGCCACAACGTGGTGCCAACTCCCTGGCCATCGTGGACGAGTTTACAAAACGTTTTGACGAAATTGTAAAAAGCGCTCCCAAAGAATACATCATTTCCCTGGGTAAAGATTTTACGGTACCCGTGCGCAACTCGCTGAACGAAGTGGAAGAAACCTTGTTGCTGGCCTTCGGATTGGTGGCCTTGATCATTTTCATCTTCCTTCGCGACTGGCGCAGCACGCTGATTCCCCTTGTGGCCATTCCAGTTTCCATCATCGCAGCGTTCTTTATCATGTACATCGGCGATTTCTCCATCAACGTGTTGACGTTGCTCGGATTGGTACTGGCCATCGGGTTGGTGGTGGATGACGCCATCGTGGTATTGGAAAATATTTATAGTAAGATCGAACAGGGCATGAGCCCTATTGAAGCGGCGCGCAAAGGCTCGGATGAGATCTACTTCGCCGTGATCTCCACGACCATTACGCTGGCCGCCGTGTTCCTGCCCATCCTATTCCTTGGCGGTATCACCGGTCGGTTGTTTAAGGAATTTGCCGTGGTGGTAGCGGGCTCCGTACTGGTGTCGGCTTTCGTGGCCCTTACCTTGTCGCCGATGATGAGTGCTTACTTATTAAAGCGTGACGCATCACAAGGATGGTTCTACCGCAAGACTGAACCTTGGTTTGAAGCCTTGAACCGCGGCTATGAAAGATCGTTGCATGCCTTCTTCAAATTCCGTTGGCTGGGCTTCATTGCGTTGATCGGTTCGTTTGCCATCGCGTATTTCTTGTTGCCCACCTTGCCCTCGGAACTCGCACCGTTGGAAGATCGCTCTATGATCGGTTTGGCCGTGATTGCGCCCGAAGGCACTTCCTACGAAAGCATGGAAGAGACCATGAAGGAGATCAACATGTATGTGTCTGACTCCGTGCCGGACTTGAACGGCAACCGGACCTATGCCGGCATCGCCGCCTCCATCGGTACGCTGGTGCAACCCGTGAACGGTGGTTTCCAATGGGTGTTTTTAAAAGATCCCAAGGACCGCGCGAGCGGATTATCCCAGCAACAGATCTACCAAAAGCTGGTGGCTGCTTCCGGAAAATTCCGGAACGTGATCATCATCCCCATCCAGATCCCCACCATCGGTGGTTTCTCGAGCTCGCAACCCTTGCAATACGTGGTGCAGGCACCTGACCTGAAGAGTCTCATGGATGTCATGCCGAAGTTGATGGGCCAGGTATATCAAAGCCAGAAGCTGAGTTTCCAGGACCCTGACTTCAAGATCAACCGTCCGGAGATCGGCATCACCATCGACCGTGACCGCGCAGCCCAGGCCGGCATCTCTACACAGGAAGTGGGTCGCACATTGCAATTGGCGTTGAGCGGCAGACGCTATGGCTATTTTATCTTCAACGACCGTCAATATGAAGTGATCGGCCAGTTGGATCGCCGCGAACGCGCGGCACCGGCAGACCTGCGTTCATTGTTCCTGAAAGCCAGCAATGGCGAGATGGTGTCGCTGGACAACCTCGTGAAAATGAACGAGACCGTGAGTCCTCCTGCCATTTACCGCTACAACCAATCGTATAGCGCCACCATATCGGCCACTCCCGCCCCCGGCGTAAGCTTGGGTGAAGCGATCGCTGAAATGGACGGCATCACCAAAAAAGTGTTGCCCGCCGGTTTCAGCACAGCCTTGGCCGGACAAAGCCGCGACTATGCGGAAAGCAGCTCGAGCCTCATCTTCGCCTTCATCTTTGCGATCGTGCTCATCTACCTGGTTTTGGCTGCTCAGTTCGAAAGCCTCATCGACCCCTTCATCATCTTGTTGACGGTGCCGATGGCGTTGACGGGCGCGTTGCTGAGCTTGTGGCTCACCGGACAATCCATCAACATCTTTAGTGAGATCGGGATCATCATGCTCATCGGGTTGATCACCAAGAACGGTATCCTCATCGTGGAATTTGCCAACCAGCGGAAAGAGGAAGGAGCGTCAGTTTCGGAGGCTGTTTTACAAGCTGCCGGTTCGCGCTTCCGTCCCATCTTGATGACCACGCTGGCCATGATCTTCGGTACGCTGCCGATCGCGCTCTCGCTGGGCACGTCGTCGGGTAGCCGACAGTCGTTGGGTATTGCTGTAGTTGGCGGGTTGGTTTTTGCCGGTCTGCTCACACTCTACGTGATCCCTTCGGTATACTCATATTTCTCACGACCCTATGCGAAGAAAGCCGAACCGCACCCCAGACCATCCCAGCCCGGCACGGAAGAGGTAGTTGTCGCCTGA
- a CDS encoding RagB/SusD family nutrient uptake outer membrane protein: protein MKKLLILITILLPLASCDVLNVDSQSAVPEEKAIKDKKGIEKGILGAYTSFQELGYYGRSYIIFSDLAADNLEQPVDGTAASYTQIDNNVVLPENAGIADIWSGGYEGINIANNIIAKVPEMTDMTDAEKNQALGELYFIRAFNHFSLVNWFGAIPVKTEPTTGATGLDVARDPVAKVYDQIIADLTFAEQNLAAGGTKVRASKYAATALLARVYLYKGDYANAKTKATDVITNGGYDLLDYADVFTDESAESIFEIDFTELNRNRIAEYNFPKTLNGRREVAPTASILAAYETGDERFAGSIAFAGTLAYPIKYDDLSLGADNVIILRLAEMYLIRAEAEAELQGNVSNIQGDINVIRTRAKLPDTSASSFADLLRAIEKERRVEFAFEGHRWFDLVRTGRAVEVLLSVNNVNQTLWPIPLSEILTNTNPGMTQNPGY from the coding sequence ATGAAAAAGCTACTTATACTCATCACGATACTATTGCCGCTGGCTTCATGCGATGTGCTCAACGTAGACTCGCAAAGCGCGGTGCCCGAAGAAAAAGCGATCAAGGATAAAAAAGGAATTGAGAAAGGGATCCTGGGTGCCTACACATCGTTTCAGGAACTGGGCTACTATGGCCGGTCCTACATTATCTTTTCCGATCTCGCCGCCGATAACCTCGAACAACCCGTGGATGGAACGGCAGCCAGCTATACGCAAATCGATAACAACGTCGTGTTACCGGAGAATGCAGGTATCGCCGATATCTGGTCCGGGGGTTACGAAGGCATAAACATCGCCAACAACATCATCGCTAAAGTTCCCGAGATGACCGACATGACCGACGCCGAAAAGAACCAGGCGTTGGGCGAGTTGTATTTTATCCGGGCTTTCAATCACTTCAGCCTGGTGAATTGGTTTGGCGCCATTCCGGTCAAGACCGAGCCCACAACAGGCGCGACGGGGTTGGATGTGGCGCGCGATCCTGTAGCAAAGGTCTACGACCAGATCATCGCCGACCTGACGTTTGCAGAACAGAACCTGGCGGCGGGCGGCACGAAAGTGCGTGCATCAAAATATGCCGCCACCGCCTTGCTGGCACGCGTGTATCTCTACAAAGGCGACTATGCCAATGCGAAGACAAAAGCCACCGACGTGATCACAAATGGCGGATACGACCTCTTGGACTATGCGGACGTATTTACGGATGAATCGGCCGAATCGATTTTCGAGATCGACTTCACGGAACTCAACCGGAACCGTATCGCGGAATACAATTTTCCCAAAACACTGAATGGAAGAAGGGAAGTGGCGCCGACAGCCTCTATTTTGGCAGCCTATGAAACGGGCGATGAGCGCTTCGCGGGCTCGATTGCTTTCGCGGGAACGTTGGCCTATCCCATCAAGTATGACGATCTGAGTCTTGGGGCCGACAACGTCATCATCCTGCGGTTGGCAGAAATGTATCTCATCCGCGCGGAAGCGGAAGCTGAGCTGCAAGGAAATGTCAGCAACATACAGGGTGACATCAACGTGATCAGGACCCGGGCCAAGCTGCCCGACACATCGGCTTCGTCATTTGCCGATCTGCTGCGGGCCATCGAAAAGGAGAGAAGAGTGGAGTTCGCTTTCGAAGGCCACCGGTGGTTTGACCTGGTGCGCACCGGAAGAGCCGTAGAGGTTTTGTTGAGCGTGAACAACGTGAACCAAACCCTTTGGCCCATTCCTTTATCGGAGATCTTGACCAACACAAACCCCGGCATGACGCAAAATCCCGGCTATTGA
- a CDS encoding PKD domain-containing protein, translating into MKKILYTFLIAMGLAATNSCSDDSFPVPPASTVPKFTFTIDNDAFAPATVAFTNTSIVPERAGTVAYTWNFGDGTSSTEASPVHEFKAPGAYQVNLVVVTSGSLEINDVSQTIVVKDPNATGVPLFYADDGTTVYTALINSGAPVPTSIGVTTLDSYGMVVDTANNKLYVADFNGKNILVSDLDGKNMKVFRSNIGEPDAVVIDYDAKMLYWDTSSGIRRAKLGVDDVSEFEDFVTGQANDPEGIAIDPVTKALFWNNYDGNVWTKNLNGTGEKSIVTTGGGGAVIVVDNKIYFDDYVASGDIQLRSANLDGTGVATLATTISKVVYGLAYDGDGEKIYWVDRGNHKIMRANLDGSSPELWLATTGSPQGLAIGKKK; encoded by the coding sequence ATGAAGAAGATACTCTATACATTTCTAATCGCGATGGGTCTCGCAGCGACAAACAGTTGCTCCGACGACAGCTTTCCCGTGCCGCCGGCCAGCACGGTGCCAAAGTTCACCTTCACGATCGACAACGATGCGTTTGCCCCGGCCACCGTCGCGTTTACGAATACTTCCATCGTTCCCGAGCGCGCCGGAACGGTAGCCTATACGTGGAATTTTGGCGATGGCACGTCCTCGACCGAAGCCAGCCCGGTGCACGAGTTTAAAGCACCCGGTGCTTACCAGGTAAACCTCGTGGTGGTAACCTCCGGGTCGCTGGAAATCAACGACGTGAGCCAGACCATCGTGGTGAAAGATCCCAACGCCACCGGCGTTCCGCTGTTCTATGCAGACGATGGCACCACCGTATACACCGCCCTGATCAACAGTGGCGCACCCGTACCCACGTCGATCGGCGTCACCACGCTGGATTCGTATGGCATGGTAGTGGATACGGCGAACAATAAACTGTACGTTGCCGACTTCAACGGCAAGAACATTCTCGTGTCGGACCTTGATGGCAAAAACATGAAGGTCTTTCGCTCCAACATCGGCGAGCCCGATGCGGTGGTGATTGACTACGATGCTAAAATGCTCTACTGGGATACCTCCAGCGGCATTCGTCGCGCCAAGCTGGGCGTAGACGATGTCAGTGAGTTCGAGGATTTCGTGACGGGACAAGCCAATGACCCGGAAGGTATCGCGATCGACCCGGTGACCAAAGCCCTGTTCTGGAATAACTACGATGGCAATGTGTGGACCAAGAACCTGAACGGCACGGGCGAGAAATCCATCGTGACCACCGGTGGAGGCGGTGCCGTCATCGTGGTGGACAACAAGATCTATTTCGATGATTACGTCGCGTCAGGCGATATTCAATTGCGCAGCGCAAACCTGGACGGCACCGGCGTCGCCACGCTGGCCACGACGATATCGAAAGTGGTGTACGGCTTGGCATACGATGGCGATGGCGAGAAAATTTATTGGGTTGACCGCGGCAACCACAAGATCATGCGCGCCAACCTCGATGGCTCATCGCCTGAACTTTGGCTCGCCACCACGGGAAGCCCTCAGGGCCTCGCGATTGGAAAGAAAAAATAA
- a CDS encoding efflux RND transporter periplasmic adaptor subunit, with protein MKSTYNRHRIAGVWSLLGFVFVSAILAGCTSQAAENKAAAPSKSIPVGTPVDAVVIQPGVVKESLEVTGTLIANQHVDLVSELTRKVIRVNVKEGSLVKQGTLLFQLDDADLQAQLERFHQQQKLAQLNEKRLKDLIDHDAVIQQDYDEALTNLKVLDAQIQELEVTISKTRIVAPFDGQVGMINIHTGAIVSVNTLLTSIEDNSVVKVEFSVPEKYSRIIVEGSEQTFTITSDEKEHTARVVARESSLDEATRTLRVRAVAANPGHVLLPGQSARLNLSLNTSGAALTVSSQALMPSSQGYNLYVARKNTVTLVPVQIGQRSAASVEILSGLHQGDTVITSNLLRLVPGVPVNFVSLK; from the coding sequence ATGAAAAGTACATACAATCGTCATCGCATTGCCGGTGTCTGGTCGTTGCTGGGATTCGTTTTTGTTTCGGCAATTTTGGCCGGATGCACTTCGCAGGCTGCCGAAAATAAGGCCGCTGCTCCATCCAAATCCATCCCCGTCGGTACGCCGGTCGACGCCGTGGTCATTCAACCTGGCGTGGTAAAAGAATCGCTGGAAGTAACCGGTACGCTGATTGCCAATCAGCATGTGGACCTGGTGAGTGAGCTTACGCGCAAAGTCATTCGTGTCAACGTGAAGGAAGGTAGCTTGGTAAAACAAGGTACGTTGCTGTTCCAATTGGACGATGCCGACCTGCAAGCGCAGCTGGAACGTTTCCATCAGCAACAAAAACTGGCCCAATTGAATGAAAAGCGTTTGAAAGACCTCATCGATCACGATGCCGTGATTCAACAAGACTACGACGAAGCGTTGACCAACCTGAAAGTGCTCGACGCCCAAATCCAGGAACTGGAAGTCACCATCAGCAAAACCCGCATCGTGGCACCGTTCGACGGCCAGGTTGGGATGATCAACATCCACACGGGCGCCATTGTGTCGGTGAATACATTGCTTACGAGTATCGAAGACAACAGCGTTGTGAAAGTGGAGTTCTCCGTGCCTGAAAAATACAGCCGCATCATTGTGGAAGGCAGCGAGCAAACGTTCACCATCACGTCCGATGAAAAGGAACATACGGCTCGTGTCGTAGCACGCGAGTCCAGCCTGGATGAAGCCACACGCACGTTGCGTGTTCGCGCCGTCGCTGCTAACCCTGGTCACGTATTGTTGCCCGGCCAGAGTGCAAGATTAAACCTTTCCCTGAATACATCGGGTGCTGCGCTGACGGTTTCGTCCCAAGCGCTGATGCCTTCTTCGCAAGGTTATAACTTATATGTAGCACGGAAGAATACGGTCACCCTGGTGCCTGTACAAATCGGTCAGCGCAGTGCTGCATCGGTGGAAATTCTTTCAGGTCTGCATCAAGGCGATACCGTCATCACCAGCAACTTGCTGCGCCTCGTGCCCGGCGTGCCGGTGAATTTCGTGTCGTTGAAATAA
- the bcp gene encoding thioredoxin-dependent thiol peroxidase, giving the protein MTLTNFAQTKLKAGDKAPDFTATDQDNKTITLSTYKGKKVVLYFYPKDQTPGCTEEACNLRDNIAELGDAGYVVLGVSTDDELSHKEFQKKYNLPFSLVADKDKSINQKYGVWVEKERDGKKFMGTARTTFLIDENGVITSVIDKVDTKGHASQILKL; this is encoded by the coding sequence ATGACGCTCACCAATTTTGCCCAAACCAAATTGAAAGCCGGCGACAAAGCCCCCGACTTCACCGCCACCGACCAGGATAACAAAACCATCACGCTCTCCACCTACAAAGGCAAGAAAGTGGTTCTCTACTTCTACCCGAAAGACCAAACCCCCGGCTGCACCGAAGAAGCCTGCAACCTCCGCGACAACATCGCCGAACTGGGCGACGCCGGCTATGTCGTGCTGGGCGTGAGCACCGACGATGAGCTTTCACACAAAGAATTCCAAAAGAAATACAACCTCCCGTTCTCGCTAGTGGCCGACAAGGACAAGTCCATCAATCAGAAATACGGAGTCTGGGTGGAAAAAGAACGGGACGGAAAAAAATTCATGGGCACAGCCCGGACGACGTTTCTCATTGACGAGAACGGGGTGATTACGAGTGTTATTGATAAGGTGGATACCAAGGGGCATGCTTCGCAGATATTGAAACTTTGA